From one Melospiza melodia melodia isolate bMelMel2 chromosome 6, bMelMel2.pri, whole genome shotgun sequence genomic stretch:
- the ZNF106 gene encoding zinc finger protein 106 isoform X1, which produces MVQQRKCALCHIVYNSKKEMEEHKRSMLHHRELENLKGRDSSHECRVCRVTLVGLSAYAKHISSQLHKDNVNAHDRKEEEKEVAEEDDLDKELIQLIKQKKERNRQTEPSCASQELECDDRRSQRRREERAAYKEREAYDQLSWHHHNASQRDWKWEKDDYVSPRQGKFSHSQRNLNINRHSGSAKGRSARHQNVSGNPLNRHNYGNSGNAWHLSGRRGGASNWHHGARERNSTWHSEETGHFSSWNSKSYGGNWKPSPHGANGWNFGSSGDSYSSEPNIYNQERSAWQRPEKGNVLPRRNRRNRGDRLDFTSDELAAEGVLEFSTLKQPESKTSRASGKSVSPSRDKTYRWSPYPSQKTAEQQPRSEDNVSKPSEKMGSVLTPLSDSSMKGETCEANVSLSKLKNHEASSPSNGTSDHLDSCKVMEDPSSGEKPDRDDGRSSRMPSLKSPLLNITDMKLSLIKQDTNSLLKNVRLLLSSASGEEQNHLNAVNLETNSFSSYSSKLHAACVGNLQDNKDVLAGNLRERINNLSEAEQNPKGIQCNHSLQNAPLSSCKDTSDQNREETGKALPEKEFRLDSLDVSGDDLMGSEKSEAKVEKLDSSLPCDTPDAKTTTSEREDDKKPSASSIASAELKNFTFRIEPKVSSSSSQDHLHVDLKSSQDKEGNEECVKSRDQFEIEGFENPSDNELQKGGSQSGGLLLPDLSKLGLPASLQRDLTRHISLKSKVGTHLPEPNLNSARRIRNVNCLRRSETEKESGLKPTLRQILSASRRNVNWDQVIQQVTKKKQELGKGLPRFGIEMVPLVQNEQEGLELSEESDPTALEGFQWEGISLVSGSARKRSFSESSVIADRNPSAYSFFSEQAKIKESGQRQVIAASHPHHITSGYEASTDIEADQKEGTPSLALSPFMSERTEASRSHSLQATSEITGHTEQDQESPEKRTSLLEKQNELEVSEENCPASNSASLFAMSNNIDAATDSSCTSGTEQNDSQGIGKKRRATGEGSSPEIPSLERKNKRRKIKGKKERSQVDQLLAISLREEELSRSLQNVDSSLLQARAALRAAYVEVQRFLVLKQQITMEMSTLRSQRIQILQGLQETYEPPELSEQLSCSALTERRNSKSQMAADSIPSSSLLPVLDTLSSSVPARGAAVPITVPSPFQSSGSTPSNTPDSSVQVKREPVSPKGTELNVNSVLQSSPCPPQTEEVQQNDEETNQKTSVYPVITATISLAGLAACFQHTDQDVHEPAADEGQSGLPENSSPPSVSVFSKREANDPAAERLLVDQCSTSLSKHSVLLEVPVDKTPKLSAEPSEQHLTMAAVPAEKGNRRRRKLRKKKTLRAAHVPDNSDTEQDMIDFKPVRKVKGGKIPKGEKVTPPREEGGVTAEAARTKDENDSDASLELVEVPAPQCEVVDVGSSASGDEKPDSPSKRESCNSVDQAVLEASCSGYDEVSSTSEIDTNHRNDGKKSVAETQTSISFLRGSKNSSEVSSEPGEDEEPTEGTFEGHLAAVNAIQIFGNLLYTCSADKTVCAYNLVSRKCVAIFEGHTSKVNCLLVTQTNGKNAALYTGSSDHTINCYNIKTKECMEQFKLEDRVLCLHSRWRILYAGLANGTVVTFSIKNNKQVDTFECHGPRAVSCLATAQEGARKLLVVGSYDCTISVRDARNGLLLRTLEGHSKTILCMKVVNDLVFSGSSDQSVHAHNIHTGELVRIYKGHNHAVTVVNILGKVMVTACLDKFVRVYELQSHDRLQVYGGHSDMIMCMTIHKSMIYTGCYDGSVRAVRLNLMQNYRCWWHGCSLIFGVVDHLKQHLLTDHTNPNFQTLKCRWKNCDAFFTSRKGSKQDAVGHIERHAEDDSRIDS; this is translated from the exons ATGGTTCAGCAACGAAAATGTGCATTATGTCACATTGTGTACAACTCAAAAAAG GAGATGGAAGAACACAAGAGAAGCATGCTTCACCACAGAGAACTGGAAAACCTGAAGGGAAG GGATAGCAGCCACGAATGCCGGGTGTGCAGGGTGACGCTGGTGGGTTTGTCAGCATATGCCAAGCACATCTCCAGTCAGCTGCACAAAGACAACGTTAATGCCCATGACagaaaagaggaagagaaagaagtGGCAGAAGAGGATGACCTTGACAAAGAACTCATTCAACTAATCAAGCAAAAGAAGGAACGGAACCG GCAAACTGAACCAAGTTGTGCAAGCCAAGAATTAGAATGTGATGATAGGAGATCACAGAGAAGGCGAGAAGAAAGAGCTGCTTACAAAGAAAGAGAAGCTTATGATCAGTTGTCGTGGCATCATCATAATGCATCACAAagggactggaaatgggaaaaggATGATTATGTTAGTCCTAGACAAGGCAAATTTTCACACTCTCAGAGGAACCTTAATATAAACAGACATTCAGGTAGTGCAAAGGGGCGCTCTGCGCGGCACCAGAATGTTTCAGGAAACCCTTTGAATCGACATAATTATGGGAATTCTGGAAACGCTTGGCATCTGAGTGGGCGGAGAGGAGGAGCGTCAAATTGGCATCATGGTGCCAGGGAAAGAAATTCTACTTGGCACTCAGAAGAAACGGGTCATTTTTCTAGCTGGAATTCCAAGAGTTATGGAGGAAACTGGAAGCCAAGTCCTCATGGTGCAAATGGCTGGAATTTTGGAAGCTCAGGAGATTCGTATTCATCAGAGCCAAATATATACAATCAAGAAAGGTCTGCATGGCAGCGGCCAGAGAAAGGCAATGTTCTGCCACGTAGAAATCGAAGAAATAGGGGTGACCGTCTGGATTTTACTAGTGATGAGCTTGCTGCTGAGGGAGTGTTAGAATTTAGTACATTGAAACAACCAGAAAGCAAAACTTCAAGAGCCAGTGGAAAAAGTGTCAGTCCTTCCAGAGATAAAACATATCGCTGGAGTCCCTACCCATCCCAGAAAACTGCAGAGCAGCAACCACGGTCTGAAGATAATGTTTCAAAACCTTCAGAGAAAATGGGTTCTGTACTTACACCTCTTAGTGATTCATCAATGAAAGGAGAAACTTGTGAAGCCAATGTTAGCCTTTCAAAACTTAAAAACCATGAAGCATCTTCCCCTTCTAATGGAACCTCTGATCACCTTGATTCTTGCAAGGTTATGGAAGACCCTTCCAGTGGTGAAAAGCCTGACAGAGATGATGGCAGAAGTAGTAGGATGCCATCACTGAAATCCCCCCTTCTCAATATCACAGATATGAAATTATCCTTGATAAAGCAAGACACGAACAGTCTCTTAAAAAATGTCAGGCTTCTGTTATCCTCAGCTAGTGGTGAAGAACAGAATCATTTGAATGCGGTGAACTTGGAAACAAACAGTTTCTCCTCTTATTCATCAAAACTGCATGCTGCTTGTGTTGGTAACTTACAAGACAACAAAGATGTGCTTGCTGGTAATCTTAGAGAGCGTATTAATAACTTAAGTGAAGCAGAACAAAATCCCAAAGGTATCCAGTGCAACCATTCCTTGCAAAATGCTCCCTTAAGCTCTTGCAAAGATACAAGTGACCAGAATAGGGAAGAAACTGGGAAGGCATTGCCAGAGAAGGAGTTCAGACTAGATTCATTAGATGTAAGTGGTGATGATTTAATGGGAAGTGAGAAGTCAGAAGCAAAAGTTGAAAAGTTGGATTCTTCTTTACCCTGTGACACCCCTGACGCTAAAACTACCACCTCTGAAAGGGAAGATGATAAAAAGCCATCTGCTTCAAGTATTGCTTCTGCTGAGCTAAAAAATTTTACATTTCGTATAGAACCCAAAGTTTCTTCGTCAAGCAGTCAGGACCATTTACATGTGGATTTGAAAAGCTCACAGGACAAGGAAGGGAATGAAGAGTGTGTCAAGTCACGTGATCAATTTGAAATTGAAGGTTTTGAAAATCCTTCAGATAATGAGCTTCAAAAAGGAGGAAGCCAGTCAGGAGGCCTCCTTCTTCCAGATTTAAGCAAACTTGGCCTGCCTGCTTCTCTGCAAAGAGATCTGACACGGCATATCAGTCTGAAGAGCAAAGTCGGGACACATCTCCCAGAGCCCAATCTCAATAGTGCACGTCGCATTCGGAATGTGAATTGCCTTCGGAGAAGTGAGACAGAGAAGGAGTCGGGGCTTAAACCTACCCTCAGGCAGATTCTTAGTGCTTCCCGGCGAAATGTTAACTGGGATCAGGTCATCCAGCAGGTAACCAAGAAGAAACAGGAACTTGGCAAAGGTTTACCAAG GTTTGGCATAGAAATGGTGCCTCTTGTTCAAAATGAGCAAGAGGGTCTAGAACTCAGTGAAGAATCTGATCCAACTGCTCTAGAAGGATTCCAGTGGGAAGGGATTTCCTTAGTGTCTGGCTCAGCCAGAAAACGTAGCTTTTCTGAAAGCAGTGTCATAGCAGACAGAAATCCTTCTGCTTATAGCTTTTTCAGTGAACAAGCCAAAATTAAAGAAAGTGGGCAAAGGCAAGTAATTGCAGCCAGCCACCCACATCATATAACATCTGGATATGAGGCAAGCACTGACATTGAGGCTGATCAGAAAGAGGGGACACCATCCCTTGCTTTGTCACCCTTTATGTCTGAAAGAACCGAGGCCAGCAGAAGTCACAGCCTACAGGCCACCTCTGAGATCACAGGCCACACAGAACAAGACCAGGAGAGCCCAGAGAAGAGAACATCTCTTCTTGAAAAACAAAATGAATTAGAGGTCTCAGAAGAAAATTGTCCAGCTTCAAATAGTGCTTCACTTTTTGCAATGTCCAATAACATAGATGCAGCTACAGACAGTAGCTGCACATCTGGAACTGAACAGAATGACAGCCAAGGAATTGGAAAGAAGCGAAGAGCAACTGGA GAGGGATCTTCTCCTGAAATCCCTAGTctagaaagaaagaataaaagaagaaaaatcaaagGTAAAAAAG aacGTTCTCAGGTAGACCAGTTGTTGGCTATTTCTCTGAGGGAAGAAGAGTTAAGCAGGTCTCTGCAGAATGTGGACAGCAGCCTCTTGCAGGCAAGGGCTGCCCTGAGGGCTGCCTATGTTGAGGTTCAACGGTTCCTTGTGTTAAAGCAACAG ATAACCATGGAAATGAGTACACTGAGAAGTCAGAGAATCCAGATCTTGCAGGGGCTACAAG AAACATATGAACCTCCTGAACTCTCAGAGCAACTTTCCTGCAGTGCCCTAACTGAGAGACGAAACAGCAAATCTCAGATGGCAGCTGACTCAATTCCTTCAAGCTCTCTCCTGCCTGTTTTGGACACTTTGTCTTCCTCTGTACCCGCTCGAGGAGCTGCTGTTCCCATAACCGTGCCATCACCATTCCAGTCTTCTGGCAGTACACCTTCCAATACTCCTGACTCCTCAGTGCAAGTTAAACGAGAACCCGTGTCTCCAAAAGGCACAGAACTAAATGTGAATTCTGTACTCCAGAGCTCTCCATGTCCTCCACAAACAGAAGAGGTGCAACAGAATGATG AAGAGACCAACCAGAAAACTTCAGTGTATCCAGTTATCACTGCAACCATATCTctagcagggctggcagcttgtTTCCAACACACTGATCAAGATGTCCACGAGCCTGCTGCAGACGAGGGACAGTCTGGACTTCCTGAGAACTCTTCTCCTCCTTCAGTGTCTGTTTTCAGCAAGAGAGAAGCAAatgatccagctgctgaaagacttTTAGTGGATCAGTGTAGCACTTCTCTTTCAAAGCATTCGGTCCTTCTCGAAGTGCCAGTGGATAAAACTCCCAAATTGTCAGCAGAACCATCTGAGCAACACTTGACaatggctgcagtcccagcagagAAAGGGAATAGAAGGAGGCGAAAGTTAAGGAAGAAGAAAACGCTGAGGGCAGCCCATGTGCCAGACAACAGCGATACGGAGCAGGATATGATTGACTTCAAACCTGTCCGGAAAGTCAAGGGTGGAAAGATTCCTAAAGGAGAAAAAGTTACTCCTCCAAGAGAGGAGGGTGGAGTTACTGCTGAAGCAGCAAGAACCAAAGATGAGAATGACAGCGATGCTTCTCTGGAACTAGTGGAagttccagcacctcagtgtgaGGTGGTTGATGTTGGTTCATCAGCGTCAGGAGATGAGAAACCAGACAGTCCATCAAAGAGGGAGTCATGCAACTCTGTGGATCAAGCAGTCCTAGAGGCATCTTGTTCTGGGTATGATGAAGTGAGCTCCACCAGTGAGATTGACACAAATCATAGGAATGATGGGAAAAAAAG TGTGGCTGAGACACAGACTTCCATATCATTCCTAAGAGGATCAAAGAACTCCTCAG AAGTGTCTTCGGAGCCAGGTGAGGATGAAGAACCTACTGAGGGAACTTTTGAGGGACACTTGGCTGCAGTGAATGCTATTCagatttttgggaatttgttgTACACCTGCTCAGCAGACAAAACAGTTTGTGCCTACAATCTCGTT AGCAGGAAGTGTGTGGCCATCTTTGAAGGACATACTTCTAAAGTGAACTGCCTTCTGGTCACTCAGACAAATGGCAAGAATGCTGCCCTCTACACTGGCTCAAGCGACCACACTATCAACTGTTACAATATCAAG ACCAAAGAGTGCATGGAACAGTTTAAATTGGAAGATCGAGTGCTCTGTTTACACAGTAGATGGCGGATCCTTTATGCAGGTCTTGCAAATGGCACAGTGGTTACTTTCAGCATAAAG AATAATAAACAGGTTGATACCTTTGAATGCCATGGCCCTAGAGCAGTGAGCTGTTTAGCCACAGCTCAGGAAGGAGCACGCAAGTTGTTGGTAGTGGGCTCCTATGACTGCACCATCAGCGTGCGAGACGCGCGGAATGGGCTGCTCCTCAGAACCCTGGAAGGTCACAGCAAGACTATTCTCTGCATGAAG gttGTGAATGATCTGGTATTCAGTGGGTCCAGTGATCAGTCTGTCCATGCCCACAACATTCAT